The nucleotide sequence GCTGATCCAACCGCAATGATTGATGTTCCTGGTGTGGGTGATCGTGAGCCACGCCCGATGTCTAAGCAAGCATTAGCTGCAGTCATTGAGCCGCGTGTTGAAGAGTTATTTACGTTGGTAAGAGGGGTAGTGCGTGACTCCGGTTACGAAGATATGGTTTCTTCGGGAATTGTTTTAACAGGTGGCACCGCATTAATGCCGGGCATGGTGGAGTTGGCAGAACAAGTCTTCCTAAGGCCTGCCCGTATTGGTACCCCTGAATACCGTGGCCATCTCCATGAAGTCTTACGTAGTCCCAGATATGCCACCAGCATAGGTTTGCTGATGGAAGGCCAAGCGCAGTTATTGCGCGGTCGTCGTGTTTCTCAATCAGGCGCGTTGCAAGGTGTTATATCGCGCATGAAAGAATGGTTTGCAGGAAATTTTTAAGTTTTTTTCGTCGTCGTCAATGTAGTACGTATTTACCTAGGAGGGTATATGGAATTTGAAATGTTAGATCAAGAAACAGCTGGCAAGACCATTATTAAAGTGGTTGGAGTCGGTGGCGCTGGTGGCAATGCTGTCCAGCACATGATCCGTCGCGGTGTTAACGGCGTAGAGTTCATTTGCATGAACACCGATGCTGGCGCTTTACAGCGTTCTGAGGCATCTGTGAATTTGCAACTGGGTTCTAGCGGATTAGGCGCTGGTGCCAAACCAGAAATCGGCGCAGCTTCTGCTGAAGAAGCACGTGCTCGCATTGCCGATACATTACAAGGCGCCCACATGGTGTTCATCACTGCTGGTATGGGTGGCGGCACAGGAACTGGAGCGGCCCCAATCGTGGCTCAAGTAGCTAAAGAAATGGGCATTTTGACGGTTGGTGTCATTAGTAAGCCCTTTGACTTTGAGGGTGTAAAGCGCTTGAAGGTTGCTGAAAATGGTGCAGCAGAGCTTGAGTCATATGTAGATTCATTGATTGTTGTGCTTAATGAAAAACTCTTTGAAGTGATGGGTGAAGATGCTGAGTTCGATAAGGCATTTGCTTGTGCCGATGATGTGTTACATAACGCAGTATCTGGCATTGCAGAAATCATCAATGTTCAGGGCTTGATCAACGTTGACTTTGAAGACGTTAAAACAGTAATGGGTGAGCAAGGTAAAGCCATGATGGGGACGGCAACTGTTTCTGGCATGGACCGTGCACGCTTAGCTGCTGAAGCTGCGGTGGCATCACCATTGCTTGAAGGTGTTGATCTGTCAGGTGCACGTGGTGTGTTGGTAAACATTACAGCTAGCCGTTCATTGAAGTTATCTGAGACTCGTGAAGTCATGGCGGCGATTCGTGGTTATGCCGCTGATGATGCAACCGTAATCTTTGGTACTGTTTATGACGAGAGTCTAGGCGATGCCTTACGTGTAACTGTGGTTGCTACAGGTTTGAATAATCCTCAAGCACGTAAAAACAACCAACCTGAAGTAGTTTGGAGACAAGCTACTGGTACTCATGATGCAATGCCAACGATGGCAGACCTCAATAGCTTTGCTCCTGCTAGCGCATCAGCTGCAATGAGCAAGATCAGTGTGGATTCTGCTTTAAGTACTAGCGCAGGTTTGGCTCTCACTGGAACAGGTAGCGCTCCAGCAATGGCAGCTCAACCTGCAAGTGCTGGCGTTGACTATAGCCAATATGACTTGCCACGGGTTTTTCGTAGCTCTCGTGAAACGACTCCTGCGCCTACATTAGGTGCGGATAGTTCTCCTCAGGCTAAATCCATGTTGGATAAAGGGGCTGATTACTATGAAATCCCAGCCTTTTTACGTAAACAAGCAGATTAATTAACTGCTTAATACAATAGGTAATTGCGAAATGCCAGCGCGGCGCCCCTCCGGACGACGAATCCCGCGCTTGCGTTGGCATGCTTACTAACAATTATTTATTGGAGATGTCATGATTGCTGTTGGACAAAAATTACCGAACGCTACTCTTTATGAATTTATGAATGAAGAGACCGAAGGCTGCTCCTTAGGGCCAAATGCTTTTGAAGTTGAAAAGCTAGTAGCTGGCAAAAAGATTGTGTTGTTTGCATTGCCTGGTGCATTTACACCAACTTGCTCTGCTAAGCACGTGCCCGGTTATGTTGAGCACTACGATGCGATTAAAGCTAAAGGCGTTGACGAGATTTGGTGTGTTTCTGTAAATGACCCATTTGTGATGGGCGCATGGGGACGCGATCAAAAGGTTGGCAAAAAGATTCGCATGTTGGGTGATGGCAGTGCTGAGTTCACCAAAAAGCTTGGTTTAGAGTTAGATCTAACTGCTCGTGGTTTTGGTGTTCGCTCAGATCGTTATGCCATGATTATTGAAGATGGTGTTGTAAAGTCTCTTGACCGCGAAGCTCCAGGTAAGTTTGAAGTGAGTGATGCCGCTTCCATCTTGAAAAAGCTGTAATTCAAACTCTAATATAACTAATACCCCCTGAATTTAAAATCCAAATATGATGAAGCAACGCACCATTGCCACTCCGGTTAAGACCGTGGGGATTGGCTTGCACTCTGGTCGCAAGGTGACGATTTCTATCAAGCCTGCACCAGTAAATTCAGGGGTTCAGTTTGTTCGGGTGGATACACCTGAACAGTCAGTGGTTCCTGCAACCGCTTTAGCTGTATGTGACACAAGATTGGCTTCTGTTATTCAGAAGGATGGTGTGCGTGTATCTACCGTGGAACATTTACTTTCAGCCTGTGCTGGTCTTGGCCTCGATAATTTATTGATAGAGCTTGACGGTGAAGAGGTGCCTATCATGGATGGTAGTGCCGCTTCATTCTTATTCTTAATTGAATCTGCTGGCATTGCAGAGCAAGATGCGCCACGTCAATTTGTAGTGATTAAAAAACCAGTAGAGGTTCGCGAGGGCGATAAGCTTGCTCGCTTAGAACCATTCTTTGGGTTTAAGTTAGATTTTACGATTGACTTCAAGCATCCGGCGGTAGATAAAACAGGGCAACGCTTTGCGGTTGATTTTGCAGAACAAGCTTACCGCAGTGAAATTGGTCGTGCACGTACTTTTGGATTTGCGCACGAAGTAGAAGCATTGCGAGAAATGGGATTAGCGCGTGGCGGTAGTTTAGATAACGCAATTGTTTTAGATGAGCACCGCATTTTGAATAACGAAGAACTTCGTTATGAGGATGAATTTGTGCGGCACAAAATTTTAGATGCGATTGGTGATCTGTATCTCATCGGACACCCTATTGTGGGAGCTTATATTGCCGAAAAATCAGGCCACGCTCTCAATAACGCACTTTTGCGGAAGCTTTTGGAAGACCCTAGCTCTTATGAAATCAGCTCCTTTGCTGAAAATAAGGCTCCAGGCGCTTATTCCCAGGAAAGCCAGCCCCTCTTTTTCTAAGGGGCCCGAAGTAGTTTTCGTCTACTTTGGTTTATTTTTCAACAGCTTCTCGATGGAGGAGCGTAAACCAGAGTCAGGCCCTAACTTCTGTAATAGGGACTCCCAGGATTTTTTGGCAACCTCATTTAGCCCTTTTGGCTTTTCACGCTGATCTTGGCGAGGTTTAACTTCCCAAGCGGGTGGAGCGGGTTTTACTCGCACCTTTATTGCCTTGCAGGATAAGCCAGATTTACCTAACTCATTGATTAGACTAGGTAATATTTGCTGTAAGCGACTGGCGATGCTCGCACTGCTGACCAGTAAAAATAGCTCATCCTGTGAGCCAGAGCGCCAACCAGCTTCAATTTTTGGGCTCAGATGGTTTAAATCAAGCTTCGTTAGGGCTGAGTTAATAATTGTCTTGAGTTTGGCTAGATCTTCGGTTTTAGCCAAAATTCCCCCAAGACCATCGGATTCACGTAGGTAATCCATCCAGTCGTGAGCTGAGGGCTTGCGGGATGATTTGGGGCTAAAGTTCATAAAAAATGGGCTTGCGGGTGATAAACTCAAGGACTTAATTTTCTTCAATATCCCATGGTAATCGGTCTTCTTAAAACCCTGGTCGGCAGTCGTAACGACCGCCTCTTAAAACAGTATCGCAAAGTCGTTGCTAAGGTCGCCACTTTTGAGGCGAGCCTGCAATCTTTGAATGACTCTGCACTTGCTGCAAAAACTGCAGAATTCAAGTCACGCCTTGCCGCTGGAGAGTCCTTAGATGATATTGCTGCAGAAGCATTTGCGGTAGTTCGTGAGGCTAGTACACGCGTCATGAAGATGCGCCACTTTGATGCGCAGATTCTGGGTGGTCTAGCCTTGCATCAAGGCAAGATTGCCGAGATGGGTACAGGCGAAGGAAAAACCTTAACAGCCACTCTTCCGGTCTATTTGAATGCTTTAACTGGTAAAGGTGTTCATGTTGTTACGGTGAATGATTATTTAGCGCAGCGTGATGCTGAATGGATGTCTAAGTTGTATAACTTCTTGGGTATGAAGGTAGGTGTGAATCTATCTCAAATGGATCACACCACTAAGCAAGAAGCTTATGCCGCTGATATTACTTACGGCACCAATAATGAATTTGGCTTCGATTACTTACGCGACAACATGGTTCAGGATTTGGATCAGCGCGTTCAACGCGGTTTGGCTTATGCGATCGTTGACGAAGTCGACTCCATTCTGATTGATGAAGCTCGTACCCCATTAATCATTTCTGGTCAGGCTGAAGATCACACCGATCTTTATGTCAAGATTAATGCTCTGCCATCTCATTTAGAACGTCAAATTGGCGAAGAGAAGGCTGATGGCACAGGTGTCGAGAAACCAGGCGACTACTGGGTAGACGAGAAGTCTCAGCAGGTTTATTTGACCGAACAAGGTCATGACAAGGCTGAGTCTATATTGGTTCAATTGGGCGCGCTCAATGATGGCGAATCTCTCTATGCGCCACAAAATATTACTTTGATGCATCACGTGTACGCTGCTCTGCGCGCACACACTCTCTATCACCGCGATCAACAATACGTTGTTCAGAGCGGCGAAGTCATCATCGTGGATGAATTTACTGGCCGTTTAATGCAAGGTCGTCGTTGGTCTGATGGATTGCATCAAGCTGTTGAAGCCAAAGAAGGGGTGCAGATTCAGAATGAGAATCAAACTCTAGCGACAATTACATTCCAAAATTATTTCCGCATGTATGGCAAGCTAGCCGGTATGACCGGTACTGCCGATACTGAGGCGTATGAATTTAAAGAAATCTACAACTTGGAAACAGTTGTGATTCCGCCAAATCGCATTAGCCAAAGAAAAGATAAGCAAGATCAGATCTACAAGTCATCTCGCGAACGCTATGACGCGGTGATTAAAGATATCGAAGATTGTTATGAACGTGGCCAGCCAGTATTAGTTGGTACCACTTCGATTGAAAACTCTGAGTTGATTGCGAATCTATTGGATCAACGCAAATTACCGCATCAAGTTTTAAATGCAAAACAGCATGCTCGCGAAGCAGAAATTATTGCTCAAGCTGGTCGGCCAAAAATGATCACAATTGCTACTAATATGGCTGGCCGTGGTACTGATATCGTGCTTGGCGGCAACGTTGGCAAACAGTCTTCATTGATTGAGGCTGATAGCGCTATAGCTGATGCTGATAAAGCAGCCAAAATTAAGCAGCTGCAGGACGAGTGGCAAAGTATTCACAATCAAGTTCTAGTTGCTGGTGGTTTGCATATCATTGGTACCGAGCGACACGAGAGTCGTCGTATCGATAACCAGTTAAGAGGTCGTTCAGGCCGCCAGGGTGATCCTGGCTCTTCCCGCTTCTACCTTTCATTGGATGATCCGCTGCTACGTATCTTTGCAGGCGATCGTTTACGTTCAGTGATGGAGCGTCTCAAGATGCCTGATGGCGAGCCGATTGAAGCGGGTATGGTGACGCGCTCTATTGAGTCTGCTCAACGCAAGGTTGAGGGTCGCAACTTTGATATTCGTAAGCAATTGCTGGAATATGACAACGTTGCTAATGATCAGCGTAAAGAAACTTACCGCCTCAGAAATGAAGTGCTTGAGAGTGCTGATATTGGCGAGTTAATTGCTAATTTGCGCGAAGATGTTTTACGTTCCGTTTGCTCGGTTTATGTTCCTCTGGAGTCTATGGAAGAGCAGTGGGACCTAGTTGGGCTGGAAAACGTTTTAGCCAGTGAGTGGGGCCTCACAATTGACCTCAGAAATTGGGTTGAAGGTGCCGAGACTGTAGATGATGCAGAAATCGTTGACCGTGTATTGCAGTCCGCTAAAGAAGCTTACGATGCAAAGGTCGAACTCTCTGGGCGTGAATCTTTTGCAGGCTTTGAGCGCTCCGTTCTCTTGTATAGCTTGGATAGCCACTGGCGTGAGCACTTGGCTGCTTTGGATCATTTGCGGCAGGGCATTCATTTGCGCGGTTACGCGCAGAAAGATCCTAAGCAAGAGTACCGCCGTGAAGCATTTGAGCTGTATGGTGAATTGCTCAATGTCATCAAAAATGACGTTGTGAAAAACATCATGACGGTTCAGATTCGTAGTGCCAATGAATTAGATCAGGCATCCGAGTCGATGAATGACGATTTGGCTAAGCTTTCTGATGTCCAGTATCAGCATGCCGATCCCGAGAAAGAGGTTGCTGGATCAACAGGTGATCGTGGTGCCGCTATTGATATTCAGCCTGCACCTCTGCGCACAGGTCCAAAGGTGGGTCGCAATGATCCTTGTACGTGCGGTAGCGGTAAGAAGTACAAGAACTGCCACGGCGCCTTAGCTTAGATTTTTAATCTTCACACGACAGTGCTTCAATGGCTCAGATTTATCTGGGCCATTTTTCTTGGTGGAATCCCTAATCATTTAATACCCCTAGAGACCCTGAGATCTGTCATGATTTGTAGGCAGAAAACATTTGCTTTGTCTGCAAAATCTTAAATTTAAATAAGGGGGCGTTATGGCCGTGTCTTTTACTCTCAATGGTAAAGCTGTTAATTTCGATGGGGATCCTGAAACGCCAATTCTCTGGGTCTTACGAGACCATTTAGATGTCACGAGTCCAAAGTATGGCTGTGGCGCAGGACTTTGTGGTGCCTGTACAGTTCATCTAGAAGGTGCTGCTATCCGTTCTTGCTCCACCCCTATATCTGCTGCAGGCGGTAAGTCGGTTACCACTCTCGAGGGTTTAACGGCAAAAGTTGGGAAAGCACTTCAAGACGCTTGGATCGAGTTTGATGTGCCTCAGTGTGGATATTGCCAAACTGGCCAAATGATGTCTGCAGCCGATTTATTGGCAAAGAAAAAACAGCCTAGTAGTGATGATATTAAAAATGCCATGAGCGGCAATATTTGTCGCTGCGGTACCTATTCTCGTATCGAAAAAGCAGTCAAACGCGCTGCAGATAAATTGGCATAAAGGGTAAAGATCATATGAAAAATCAATCTTTAAAAAGCAACAGCCGTCGTCAATTTATTCAGCAAAGTGCTGCGCTTGGCGGTGCCTTTGTTGTCGGGATGCATCTGCCGATGACAAGTGAGGCTGCTGTAGGGGATGCTGCAAAGCCTGCCTTAGCAAACGCTTGGGTGCAAATTACTCCCAATAATCAAATTACCCTCATTTGTGCTCGCTCTGAGATGGGTCAGGACGTATATACCTCTTTGCCAGCCTTGCTAGCTGAGGAATTAAACTTACCTCTCTCAATGATTCAGGTGCAGATTGCTGGAGTTGCTCCTGTTTATATTAATGCGATGTTGGGTGGCCAAATTACTGGAGGCTCAACTTCAGTTCGTGAGGCCTTCGATAAATTAAGAACTGCTGGAGCTGCAACTCGTACAGTCTTAATTCAGGCCGCAGCCCAACGTTGGAACGTTTCTGCTGCCGACTGTAAAGCTATGAATGGCAAGGTAACCCATTCAGGTGGCAAGTCAGCTACCTATGGTGAATTGGCTGCAGATGCAGCTAAGCTACCCCTTCCAGAAAAACCAACCCTAAAGTCGCCTGCGAATTTTATGGTGATTGGCAAAGAAACAATGCGTCGCTTGGATACGCCAAGTAAAGTTGCTGGTAAAGCAGTTTATGGAATTGACGTCAAGATTCCGGGTATGGCAATTGCATCCTTAGCGCAATGCCCTGTTATTGGAGGTACGCCTACATCCTTTGATGCTTCCGCTGCAATGAAGGTAACTGGAGTGATTAAAGTTGTCCAGATTTCGGATGGCGTTGCAGTATTGGCTAAAGATTTTTATACAGCGCGTAAGGGTAGGGATGCCCTGAAAATTACCTGGAATGAAGGCTCTAATGCGAACCTGAGCAATGCTGTTGTTCGTAAATCCTTAGAAGAAGGTTTATCTAAAAAAGGTGCTGTGATTAAAACAGTGGGTGATGCTAACGCTACCGTTGTAAATGGCAAGCCGTTGAGTGCCCAATACTTTTTGCCATACTTAGCCCACTCCACTATGGAGCCTGTGAACTGCTCTGCTGATGTATCTAATGGCAAGTGCAGAATTATTGGCCCAATTCAGTTTCAGCAAGGTGGGCAGGCGGTAGCTGCAGCTGCTGCTGGGGTTAAGCCAGAAGATGTCACGATTGAAACCACCTTCCTGGGTGGTGGGTTTGGCCGCAAGTTGGAGCTGGACTTTATTCGTCAAGCCGCTGAAATTTCTAAGGCGGCTGGCATGCCAGTCAAGATGCTCTGGACTAAGGAAGATGACATTACTCATGACTTCTATCGTCCTATGAGTGTTCATAAGGTGGATGGAATCTTGGGCGCCAATGGTCAGTTGGCTTCCTTGAAAGCCAAAATGGTTTCTCAGTCAGTGACAGCACGAGCCTTTCCTGGTTTTGTGAAAGATGGTTTTGATCCATTCATGGTGGAAGGCTCGAACAATATTACCTATGAGATTCCCAATCTAGAAATTACTAACGTGATTACGGATACCGGACTTCGAGTAGGTTATTGGCGCTCAGTAAGTAATGCTCTCAATGCATTTGCAATTGAGAGTTTTGTGGATGAAGCTGCTAAAGCTGCTGGTAAAGACCCTGTTGCATATCGCATGGCATCTTTAAGCAAACACCCACGAGCAAAAGCTGTTCTTGAATTGGCGGTGAAAAAGTCTGGATACGTTCCTGGCAGTAAGCGTTTTGGTGTTGCACAGATGGAGTGTTATGACACTTATTCTGCTTGCATACTTGAATTGGATCCTGCGGCTAAAGAGACCAAGGTTAAGAAAATTACGTTCGTTTCTGATTGCGGAATTACGGTACATCCTGATCAAGCAAGGGCGCAGCTCACTGGTGGCGTGATTTACGGCTTGAGTGCAGCCTTGAGCAATGAAATCACAATCGAGAATGGCAGGGTTCAGCAGAACAACTTCAATAACTACCTGAGCTTGCGACAAAATCAAGTGCCTGTGGTTGAGGTGCATTTGGTGCCAAGTCAGGAGAAGCCGGGTGGCTTGGGTGAGGTTGGGGTGCCTTTAGTGGCCCCAGCTCTGGTCAACGCAATTGCTGCAGCAACTGGCAAGCGGATTCGGGAGTTGCCAATCAAAGCGTAGTATCTGTAATGGGGTTTTAACCAAAATAAAGCGCGCCCAGAAGGTGCGCTTTATTTTTGAGCCTCATCTACAATTATCAGACTATGACTGTTAACTTACCCCTCCCCCAAAAAGCCGAATTAAAGCCTATTAAAGGTTTTGAGATGGGCATCGCCGAAGCTGGTATTAAGAAGGCAAATCGTAAAGATTTATTGGTGATGACTTTAGCTCCTGGTTCCCAGGTCGCTGGCGTTTTTACTCTAAATCGCTTTTGCGCTGCTCCAGTGCAAGTTTGTCGCGAGCATTTGGCGCAAGAGGGTCGTAATGGTGAAATCCGAGCCCTCGTGGTGAATACCGGCAATGCTAATGCTGGGACTGGTGAATCTGGTATGAAGCACGCCTTAGAAACCTGCGCAGCTTTGGCTAAGGATCTGAAGATTCATCCAGGGCAGATTCTGCCATTCTCAACTGGGGTCATTCTTGAGCCGCTCCCGATTGAGAAAATTATTAGCGCTTTGCCAAAGGCAGTGGCAAATCTTAGCGAGGACAATTGGTTTGATGCGGCTGAAGCCATCATGACTACGGATACTCAGCCTAAAGCTACTTCAGCAACTGTGCAAACACCTGCAGGATTGGTGACCATTACCGGTATCTGTAAGGGCGCTGGCATGATTCATCCCAATATGGCAACCATGTTGGGATTTATTGCTACTGATGCTGGATTTGCGTCTGGCCTCTTGAGTGGTCTTACTCGTGAGATAGCGGACCTTTCATTTAATGCGATCACCATTGATGGTGATACATCCACTAATGATTCTTTCATCATTATGGCGACGGGTCAGTCGTCAGTGCAAATTCAATCAGCGAACGAACCTAGTTATGCGATCTTGCGAGATGCATTAATTGCATTAGCTAGAAAGCTAGCGCAAATGATTGTGCGCGATGGCGAAGGGGCAACTAAATTTATGACGATCGAAGTGCTTGGTGGCAAGACTTCTGAGGAGTGCCGCTTGGTTGCTAAGGCAGTTGCCCATTCCCCATTAGTAAAAACCGCTTTCTTCGCAAGCGACCCTAATTTAGGTCGCATCCTGGCAGCGATTGGCTACGCAGGCGTCACCGATTTAGATGTGGGTCGCGTACAAATGTGGCTGGGCGATGTTTGGGTTGCTAAAAATGGTGGGCGCAATCCTGATTATCTGGAAGCTGATGGTCAGAGGGTCATGCAGGCCCCAGAGATCACCGTCAAGATTGACTTGGGTCGCGGCAGCGCTACACAAACCATATGGACTTGTGACTTATCGCATGATTATGTATCCATTAATGCAGATTACCGCTCATAAAAGACCATCCGCAATATGAATGAAAAATTAGACCGTCTTTTAGACCATCTTGATACTTTTTTACCGAAGCCCCTGACTGAGGAACAGTGGAAATCTTCTACTGCATATAGATGGCGTCGACGTGATAGTATTTTTGGCAGCATTGGGTTTTTGCAGCCCGTCAAGTACGTTGCAGATATTACTTTTGAGGATTTACAAAATATCGATCGTCAGCGTGATGCCATCCGCGATAACACCAAAAACTTTATTCAGAAAAAGCCAGCTAATAATATTTTGTTGACTGGTGCCAGGGGAACTGGAAAGTCCTCGCTGATCAAAGCGAGCTTGCATGAGTTTGCGAGCCAAGGCTTGCGCCTGGTTGAGGTTGAGAAGGAGCATTTGGCCGATTTAGCTGACATTACTGAGCTTTTGGCTGAGCGTCCAGAGCGCTTTATTATTTTTTGCGATGACCTCTCGTTTGAGGATGGTGAATCTGGCTATAAGGCTATGAAATCAGCTTTAGACGGCTCTGTCTCCGCGCAAGTCGACAATATTTTGATTTATGCCACCTCTAATCGTCGCCATTTATTACCTGAGTATATGAAGGATAACGAGACCTACGTTCATAACGATGATGGTGAAATTCATCCTGGTGAAGTGGTCGAAGAAAAAATTTCTTTATCAGAGCGCTTTGGTCTTTGGTTATCTTTTTATCCACCAAAACAAGATGAGTATTTGGCGATCGTGACGCATTGGTTGCAGCATTTTGGTTTAAGTGCTGCGCAAATTGAAGTGGCGCGTTCAGAAGCTTTGGTCTGGGCATTGGAGCGTGGCTCACGCTCTGGTCGTGTTGCTTGGCAATTTGCTAAGCATTGGGCAGGTTCAAAATCTTAAGATTTTTTGATGAGTGAAATCAATCGTCCAGTTACTGAAGTGGCAGCAGGAATCTTGCTGGATTCTGAAGGGCGCTATCTTTTAGGGCAGAGACCTGAAGGCAAACCCTACGCTGGTTACTGGGAGGTTCCGGGTGGGAAAATCGAAAAAGGGGAAACTGTTTTCGAGGCGCTAAAGCGTGAACTTCAAGAAGAGCTCGGCATTGATATTCAATCTAGTGAAGAGCTTACCGTTCTGGAGCATGATTACCCCCATGCCTATGTTCGCTTACATGTGAGCATTATTCGCGATTGGAGAGGAGTTCCCAAAGGTTGTGAGAATCAAGCCTTATCGTGGGAGTTACTTGCTGCCGAAAAGCCTAGTGTTGAACCCTTATTACCGGCCGCCTGGCCCATGCTGGAAAGGCTAAGAGCCCTTTTGACTTAAAACTGGCAGAGGGTGAGTTTGAATGGCACGTCAGCATTTACTAACTGTGCTTTTTTATCGCGTTCGGACTTTAAGAAGCGAACTGAGAGTAAATATTTATTTGCGCTAATTTCAGAAAACAAAGCATCGTCTTCTACGGCAATGCGCATTAACTGATACACCTTGCCCGATGGAGCTTGCTGAAAAGATCCATTGTGTGCGACCACATCTTTAGCCTCACCTGATTGACGTAACAGTCGTAAAAATAATTGGCATGCCTCATGCCATGGCAAGAGTGGTCCAACATATTTTTCAAGCAATTCACGCCGCTCAGATGATGGACTATTTTTCCAGGCATGATAACTAGGCAAATCAATTGGACTGGTGCCACCTGGAATATTTAATCTGGTGCGAATCGCATTTAACCATTCACTTTCTGTAATCACAGAGTTGGGTCTGCCTGTTGATTGATTAATACTGCTAGCAACGGAATCAATTTCTGAGAGAGTTTGTGTCAGCGCCTCTTGATCAACCTTTTGTGACGACTTCAATCCATTAAGTGCATATTTTTGACGCTCAAATTCTTTGAGTAGTAAAGACTTGATGTCACCGCGTGCACCGATGTCACCAAGATCAAACAAAACAGAGATGGCATTGTGGTGCAACTCTGGGTCATCAGAGCGGACAAAGTGGTTAAAGCGGGCGAACAAATACTCCAGTCGAAGCATGCTTCGAACTAATTCGTTAAAGGGGTATTCGTAAACAATCACAAGCCCAT is from Polynucleobacter sp. MWH-S4W17 and encodes:
- a CDS encoding ATP-binding protein, which codes for MNEKLDRLLDHLDTFLPKPLTEEQWKSSTAYRWRRRDSIFGSIGFLQPVKYVADITFEDLQNIDRQRDAIRDNTKNFIQKKPANNILLTGARGTGKSSLIKASLHEFASQGLRLVEVEKEHLADLADITELLAERPERFIIFCDDLSFEDGESGYKAMKSALDGSVSAQVDNILIYATSNRRHLLPEYMKDNETYVHNDDGEIHPGEVVEEKISLSERFGLWLSFYPPKQDEYLAIVTHWLQHFGLSAAQIEVARSEALVWALERGSRSGRVAWQFAKHWAGSKS
- the zapD gene encoding cell division protein ZapD, whose product is MIVYEYPFNELVRSMLRLEYLFARFNHFVRSDDPELHHNAISVLFDLGDIGARGDIKSLLLKEFERQKYALNGLKSSQKVDQEALTQTLSEIDSVASSINQSTGRPNSVITESEWLNAIRTRLNIPGGTSPIDLPSYHAWKNSPSSERRELLEKYVGPLLPWHEACQLFLRLLRQSGEAKDVVAHNGSFQQAPSGKVYQLMRIAVEDDALFSEISANKYLLSVRFLKSERDKKAQLVNADVPFKLTLCQF
- the argJ gene encoding bifunctional glutamate N-acetyltransferase/amino-acid acetyltransferase ArgJ, which encodes MTVNLPLPQKAELKPIKGFEMGIAEAGIKKANRKDLLVMTLAPGSQVAGVFTLNRFCAAPVQVCREHLAQEGRNGEIRALVVNTGNANAGTGESGMKHALETCAALAKDLKIHPGQILPFSTGVILEPLPIEKIISALPKAVANLSEDNWFDAAEAIMTTDTQPKATSATVQTPAGLVTITGICKGAGMIHPNMATMLGFIATDAGFASGLLSGLTREIADLSFNAITIDGDTSTNDSFIIMATGQSSVQIQSANEPSYAILRDALIALARKLAQMIVRDGEGATKFMTIEVLGGKTSEECRLVAKAVAHSPLVKTAFFASDPNLGRILAAIGYAGVTDLDVGRVQMWLGDVWVAKNGGRNPDYLEADGQRVMQAPEITVKIDLGRGSATQTIWTCDLSHDYVSINADYRS
- a CDS encoding NUDIX domain-containing protein, whose amino-acid sequence is MSEINRPVTEVAAGILLDSEGRYLLGQRPEGKPYAGYWEVPGGKIEKGETVFEALKRELQEELGIDIQSSEELTVLEHDYPHAYVRLHVSIIRDWRGVPKGCENQALSWELLAAEKPSVEPLLPAAWPMLERLRALLT